A window of Paenibacillus phoenicis genomic DNA:
TGGGCGCGGCGGTTTATTTGAGAACGCCGATTGGGGTGTCGGCACCGTTGACGTATTAAATGATATGGGCATTAAAACTTATGTTTTAGAGTCTTCGATTACCGGAGGAACCTATGAATCAGTCTACAAGGATATCGAGAATTTAGGGAAAATCTTTAATGTGCAGGATAAGGCAAATGAATTTATTCAAGAATTAAAAGCAAGACAAGAAGTCATTAGCTCCAAACTGGCGGGCATTACCGAAGAAAAAACCTTCGCTTTATTATTTATGAGCGATCCAAATGAAGTCAGCGTCTATGCCGCCCATGCTGAAACCTTCTTTAACGATGCGTTCCATATGGTGAAGCTTAAGAATGTCTTCGAAAATAATACCAGCGACGAGGTAAGTGTGGAATCGCTGATCGGGGCCGACCCGGACGTCCTGATCGTCCCGGATTGGAGAACCTATGACGGATCGGATCCCAACACGCTCAAAGAAGCGCTTTATAACAATCCGAAATTATCCAGCATGAAGGCGATCAAGAACAAACAGATCTACGCGGTCGACTACAACTATATGTTTGGCTATGGCTACAACACGATTGATGGGATGGAGCAGTTGGCGAAAGAAATGTATCCGGATTTGTTTAAATAAACGGTGGGATATAAAAAAACAAGGCAAACCGCAAAAGCGGATTGCCTTGTTTTTTGTTAATTATTGTAGCTTTCTACGCCTCGACGTTATCTAACTGCGCAGCTTTGGCAGCTTGTTTGACATGCATTGTTTTCATAACGAATCGAGCGATCGGTTGGGCGAGCAACATTTCGATCCAGAAAGCGATGCAGAAGTTTTTAGGCCAATGATAAAAGAACTCCTGGATTGGATCTACACTGATATGACGCTGTCCAACCCAAGATCCAATGACCCCTATATGATGACGACAAAGAAAGCTATTGGATGCTTCCCGGCTATATGAAAGGAATCGAGGAGGGCGGTGGAATCCCTCTCAGGGAGAATAGGGGAGCGTCATCAGTCTCAAACCGCTTTTTTCAGGCTAAGGATGCAAGCTGGGCA
This region includes:
- a CDS encoding ABC transporter substrate-binding protein; translated protein: MKKKIWLALSLTFLLTLTACGGANTSTSTSSGTASAQNQTENQTQNQAQNQEAATSQYPVTIVNYAKAEGGTVWDEKEQVFDKAPERIMANTRPAAELLLHLGLGDKIVGVGANFGAPDPSVEEEYNKLNILSDGYVGKEVTLGTDPDLVFGRGGLFENADWGVGTVDVLNDMGIKTYVLESSITGGTYESVYKDIENLGKIFNVQDKANEFIQELKARQEVISSKLAGITEEKTFALLFMSDPNEVSVYAAHAETFFNDAFHMVKLKNVFENNTSDEVSVESLIGADPDVLIVPDWRTYDGSDPNTLKEALYNNPKLSSMKAIKNKQIYAVDYNYMFGYGYNTIDGMEQLAKEMYPDLFK